One window of Nymphaea colorata isolate Beijing-Zhang1983 chromosome 1, ASM883128v2, whole genome shotgun sequence genomic DNA carries:
- the LOC116248751 gene encoding uncharacterized protein LOC116248751, with the protein MALDVRQGNELTGFSFSSSASSSFSRRPSLVTLQLFDLNSASSSPVELDQGSALPLGWHGFLDLKGECLYYKQNQACTMNRKDKQQGMNGKLDLKLNLSPPKDGNGGGDNNSQSSPSSYFSSSSSGTSPPSSCISSELNLENRAGSEAEQGQTLRYSNSPEATSMVLVGCPRCLMYVMLSEDDPKCPKCKSTCLLDFHQDSSKKTRNF; encoded by the exons ATGGCACTAGATGTCCGGCAAGGAAACGAGCTCACCggattctctttctcttcttctgcttcttcttctttctcccgGCGCCCTTCTCTGGTCACCTTGCAGCTATTTGATCTGAATTCTGCTTCTTCTTCGCCAGTCGAATTGGACCAGGGATCTGCTCTACCCCTCGGCTGGCACGGGTTCCTTGATCTCAAG GGGGAGTGCCTGTACTATAAACAGAATCAGGCTTGCACCATGAACAGAAAGGACAAGCAGCAGGGGATGAACGGGAAGCTGGACCTGAAGCTGAACCTCTCGCCGCCAAAGGACGGCAATGGCGGCGGCGACAACAACTCGCAGTCGTCGCCGTCGTCCTACTTCTCGTCGTCTTCCTCGGGGACGTCACCGCCGTCGTCATGCATCTCCTCGGAGCTCAACCTCGAGAACCGTGCCGGCTCGGAGGCGGAGCAGGGCCAGACGCTGCGCTACTCCAACAGCCCCGAGGCGACTTCCATGGTCCTGGTCGGCTGCCCGCGCTGCCTGATGTATGTCATGCTGTCTGAGGACGACCCCAAATGCCCAAAGTGCAAGAGCACCTGTCTGCTCGACTTCCACCAAGATAGCAGCAAGAAGACCAGAAATTTCTAA